The Flavobacteriales bacterium genome contains the following window.
TTCCGGCTGCAAGGGCTGTACAGCCGGTTGGAGGCCTTCGATAGCGACAGCCCGGACCCCAACGCGCAATACCGGGGCTTGAGCTTCACCACCAGCCTCATCGAGGTGGCCGGCCTGTTGGAGATCAACTTCTTCCCTTACCGGGCAGGAAAGGAGAAGAAGAGCTGGACCCCGTTCATCTTCCTGGGCGCCGCCTACTTCCGGGTGAACCCGCAAGCGGACCTTAACGGCGTGCGCTTCGACCTGGCCCCATTGGGTACCGAAGGACAGGGCACCAGTGCCGGGACCAATGAGCCCTATGCCTTGGACAATCTGGCCTATCCTTTCGGGACGGGCCTGAAGTTCAACCTGAAGCGGGTGGATATCCAACTGGAGTGGGGGCTGCGGAAGACCAAGACCGACTACATCGACGACGTGAGCGGTCTGTATGTGGACAATGCCGTGCTGGAGTTCGAGAACGGTGACCTCAGCGCGGCACTGGCCGACAGAACAGGGGCCGATCGCACCAATGGGGACCCCAACGCCGGGCGGGCCCGCGGCGACGGCAAGACCACCGACTGGTACCAGTACACCGGCCTCAGCATCACCATCCTCCTCGGCCCCAAGTTCACCGAGTGCGACGAGCTCTACAAGAGCATGCGGGAGAGGAGGCGGTAGTGTTGTTGCTCTTCTGCCATTTTTCTTCTTACCGGTTAACCCCGGTTGAAAACTCGCTTTGGCATTGGCTGGCCAAGTGAGCACCTTGGCAGCACCAACACGAAACAACCGAAGGCCATGAGAACAGACTTGGACAAGGTGCGCCGCGCTACGGCAGCGGCAGGAAAACGAACCCGTTTTGAACAGGTGTTGATAATGGGGGGGGGGATTTTTGATCGGACTGCTATCGTCAAGTCGTGAAGCCATGGCCCAAGATGCCATTGTTGCGAACGGACCGCAGCAAATGTTGATCGGACAAGCTTTGGGTTCGGTTCCGTTAAGCGCCTTCCAAGTCCATCCAGGCAATGATCCACGGCTCTATCATGGCGAGGCACCGGTTCATTCCCAGAACGCGCTTTATGATGACGAGGGTGACCTGTTGTTCTTCGTGATCGATGGGAAGGTTTTCGATGCCGAAGGCTATCTGATCGCGGACAACAGTTTGGCGGCCAACTGCCAAGAGTGCTTGTTCACAGGCATCGGGCAAGTAGCCGTAACGCTGATCCCAGGCTCGTGTACGCGGTACTACCTCGTTGCCGGATACGATGTTCCCGGTGCGGATTTCCATGCTCTGGGTTATTCGATCCTTGATCTGGAGGAACCCAGCGCCCATTGGCCCGGCAGAAATGGTCGTGTTTTGGACCAGGACTACGTGTGGAACGACCCATTGCTTGATGCTCAGCTAGGGGACCAATATTCCAACATGCCTTCATGGCAAGCCAATGGGAATGCCGTTGCAGGCTTCGTCAGCGTGTGCATGATCAATCTCGATGAAGAGAACGGACTGAGCTTCGGATACGAATGGGGCTTGCAGCTGGCATTGTACGACACGGATGATCTGGTGAATGAAGACAAGTTGCTTTTTGTGATCGACGAGGTCGGGCTGTGTTACTACACGATCACATCCACGGGTATCGTGAAAACGGATTGCTTCACTGAAGGAGAACCGATCAATAGCTCCACTTCCGAGTTCGGCTACGACCCGCGCCGACCCTACGGTGGCACATGTGTGTTCGGCAAGAACCCCAACACGGGCGATGTCTATTTCGCCATGACCAAGGCTGGCCGGTACACTGGCAACACAGGGCCTTCCGTCTTCTTGTTCAAGGTTTACTTCAACGGCACCATTGAGTGGTTGCAGGACATCACAACCATCAACGCCAACAACGTGGTCACCAACGTGACGGGTCTTGTCTTCAGTCCTTCAGGACAGCACCTGTACGTACTCCAGCATCCCGGACCGACGCTTTGCAGCATCAACTTGTCGAACTATGCGGTCACTGACCTGACCAGCGCACTTAGCATCACGGATCCGCAGGAGCTGTCCCATGGAACCTTGGCCATCGATAAGGCACCTTCGGGCAATGCACCTGCGTTGTATGTCCTGAGCGCTGGTCGTGCAGCATGCAAGCTATCGCCCGACCTACCAGCACTGGCCGGCTCATGGGTTGACCCCCTTCCTGTGACGGGCGTCCTTGGGCCGCGCCCCGAATACATCTATGCCTCCAACAACTTTCCGAGCCTGTTGCCGGATATGCACAACTATGCCGAGCAGCAGGTCTTGGCGCTGTCGCCGCAAGGCGCTTGCTGCGAGTATTCCGAGAGCCTCGACGCTGAACCTGGCCACACCTTCCCCAACTCGTTCGGCACTACTGTAGTGTGGCAGCCCGGTGGCAACTTCTTCGGAGGGTCGAACAATGTCACCTTCACGCAGGATGTCATCGTAGAGACCGGTTGCCGGTTGACCGTGAACAACATGGTGGTGCGCTTTGCGCCGAATGCGCGGCTCATCGTTAGGCGTGGTGGCTATGCGAAGTTCGACAACTGCCTGCTCACCAGTTTGCCATGCGCCAATCTCCGTTGGCCCGGTGTGCGTGTGGAGGGCACACCCGGTGTGGATCAACTGCCCGTGATCGGTGGCGACCAAGGCTTCGCGTTCTTCACCAACAACACCATTGTGGACCGTGCCGAAGTGGGCGCTTGGTGTGCCCGCGAGCTGAACGGCCAAGCAGTTGGCGGGTTCTATGGCGGCATTGTGCGGGCCTCTAGCACCACGTTCCGGAACTGCCGCTATGGTGCTCGTGTCGAGAACTACACCTTCACTCCCAACCAGATGTCGTGGTTCTACAACACCTCATTCACGGTGGACCAGAATTGGCCCGATGCGCCCATCCTACCGATTGCTCAGGCATGGATCAGCAACACGCGTGGTGTGGCCTTCACCAACTGCCGCTTCGGGAATGATGGTGCGTACCCTGCCGAAGATGCCGGTGTTGGTCTGGTCGCTTTCAGTGCCCTGGTGTTCGTGAACGGCGATGCCAACCCGGCCAACACCTACTTCCGCAACTGGCGCATTGGCATGCTGGGCGGCTCGAACATCCTTACCAGCACCTTGGTGGACGAAATGCACTTCGAGGGGAACCTCTATGGCTTGGTCGATTTCAACTGCCGCTTCGCGCAGTACACCAACAACACGTTCGATGTGCCATCCGCGACCGGCTTCTCAACACCACCGACGGGCATGTTCCTCTGGCAAAGTCAGTTATACACGGTGGAGCGCAACAGCTTCACGGGTGGGGCATGGGACCAGAATTCTGGTATCTACTTCTTGGGCTACGCGCCGAACTTGAACCAAGCCAACTGGACCTACTTGGAGAACAAGATCTATGACAACGACTTTGAGGGTCTTGAGTTCGGCAACCTGGTGCGCTACATCCACCGTGGCGATGCACCGGCCGAAGAGCAATGGGGCTTGGCGGTGTACTGCGGAGACTACACAAACTGTCAAATCGATGTTGCGCTCAACGCTCAGAGCATCATCCGCCCCAACCAAGGGTTCCCCAACCAGCAACTGAGCGGCAATCGGTTCCTGGACCCGGCGGATTGCATCAACACCTTTGATTGGTATTTGGATGCGGCTTGGAACGTTATCCCCGGCTGGTCACCCAACATGACCACCACGGTGTTCCGGAACCAGGATCCAGTGAGCGATGTGTTGTGTGACGGATGGGGTGGCTTTGCCGATGTGCCCGTGAATGGTAGTGGGCCGCATAGCGATGCCGTGACCTGCGGTGGCGGCGCGCTGGACGATGTGATCCAGGTGACCGAGTACGGACAGCGGTACCACACCGCAAATGGTTTGCTTGTGAGCGCCCAAGCTGCACTGGACGGTGCCCTGGACAGCGGCAGCGAGCACGATCTGCTGAACGCCTTGCATGCCGAACCAGCATGGAGCAGCAGCGCCCTGCGCGACCTGCTCTTGGGCAGCAGCCCATTGAGCGACGAGGTGCTGATGGAGTCCATGCGTCGCGAACCCGCCTTGGACAACTGGCACCTTACGCAGGTAATGGTGGCCAATGTGCCGCTGAACGAAGGCGTCTACAAAACCTTGCTGTACGGAGAATACCTCTCGCCCTTCTTCATGGGTATTGTGGCCGATGCGCAGGCAGGATCAGGCACCAGCTTCAAGCAAGTGTTAGAGAGCGAGATCGTACTGCGCCGTAGCGAAAAGGCCATGGCAATGGCCCGCTATGGCTGGTACTTGAGTGCCGATACCAACAGCTTCGATGGGGTGGATACCCTGCGCGTACTCCTGTTTGGAGACAATGACCCTCTGCACACCCAATTGCGCACCGAGTTGGCCATGTCCGCACAGAACTGGAGCGCTGGTTTGGCCGAATTGGACGGACCTGGCCTTAACCTCAACGGCCGCAGCGGCTACCGCAAGTTGCTGCTCGCATTGCAAGCGCACGGTGGCGATCCCGCACTTTTCACGCCCGCCGAAGTGAGCGAACTTACCTCGGTGATGGAAGCGGGCGAAGCAGGTGCTGCACTGGTTGCGCGTGCGCTGTGGGAGGCGGGCGCGAGCACGTATGTGCCACCAGTGGAGATCCCTGAGCATTTCCGCTCGATGGAACAACCGCATGCAACCGGCACATCAGGTGCGGCGCGCCCTGCCTTGGCAGCCTATCCGAACCCCGCGAACAACGCGGCCTACGTGGTTTGGCCTGTAGCCTTTGCTGGGAATTGGATGGTGGTGCTCGATGTGGCTGGACGTGAAGTACAGCGGCAGCAGTTGCTAGGTGCCGGGGTGCTGGATCTCGATGCCAGCGCCTTGCCACCTGGTCTTTACCAGTTGGCTGTTCAGGGTACGCCACTCAGTACATCCCTAAGCATCCAGCGATGAAACCCACATGCCTGCTCCAACTGGCCGCAGCGGCCGGTTGGAGCCTGGCTGCCGGGAGTTTGTGCGGCCAGACGTTCAATGTGGTATTGGCAAACCAGCTCGGAGACTACTACGCGGAAGGACACGCTGTGAAATGCCTGCCTGACGGATACTTGGTGTTCGGAAACCAGCAGGAGCAACTCACATTGGATCATGATATCATGATCACGAAATTCGACTTGGCCGGCAACATGGTTTGGCAAATGAACCACAGTGAGCCGGGCGACCAACGGCTGCCCCAAACCACAGCGGCCGTTGCTGCACCGAACGGTACAGGATACTTGGTGGCAGTCAATACCTATTCGGGCAATGCAACTGGTGATACAGTAAGACTGGTCAAATACAACACACAAGGCGATACGCTGTGGACAAGTCTTGTGTGGGCTGATTCATTTGCCTACGGGAGGTCGGTTTTCACTGATGGCGTTCACATCTGTGTCACGGGAAGGTTCATAGACGGCTTCCCACAACCGAACCCGGACCGTTCGTTCATTGTGCGTCTCGATACGAGTGGTGTGGTCTTGGATCGCTATCGGATCCAGAAGATCGTCGTGTATGCTGGCAACGTTGGATTGGACGATGCTTTTTACGCGATTGGCATGGGTCAGCTACCGTCTTTGTCCCCGGTCAGCGACTACCTGATGAAGTTCGACAGCACGGGGGTGGATCAATGGGCCTACATGTTCCCAGGGCCTTTTGCGCCTTGGTTCACGGTATTGCCCTTGAGCAATGGC
Protein-coding sequences here:
- a CDS encoding T9SS type A sorting domain-containing protein, encoding MAQDAIVANGPQQMLIGQALGSVPLSAFQVHPGNDPRLYHGEAPVHSQNALYDDEGDLLFFVIDGKVFDAEGYLIADNSLAANCQECLFTGIGQVAVTLIPGSCTRYYLVAGYDVPGADFHALGYSILDLEEPSAHWPGRNGRVLDQDYVWNDPLLDAQLGDQYSNMPSWQANGNAVAGFVSVCMINLDEENGLSFGYEWGLQLALYDTDDLVNEDKLLFVIDEVGLCYYTITSTGIVKTDCFTEGEPINSSTSEFGYDPRRPYGGTCVFGKNPNTGDVYFAMTKAGRYTGNTGPSVFLFKVYFNGTIEWLQDITTINANNVVTNVTGLVFSPSGQHLYVLQHPGPTLCSINLSNYAVTDLTSALSITDPQELSHGTLAIDKAPSGNAPALYVLSAGRAACKLSPDLPALAGSWVDPLPVTGVLGPRPEYIYASNNFPSLLPDMHNYAEQQVLALSPQGACCEYSESLDAEPGHTFPNSFGTTVVWQPGGNFFGGSNNVTFTQDVIVETGCRLTVNNMVVRFAPNARLIVRRGGYAKFDNCLLTSLPCANLRWPGVRVEGTPGVDQLPVIGGDQGFAFFTNNTIVDRAEVGAWCARELNGQAVGGFYGGIVRASSTTFRNCRYGARVENYTFTPNQMSWFYNTSFTVDQNWPDAPILPIAQAWISNTRGVAFTNCRFGNDGAYPAEDAGVGLVAFSALVFVNGDANPANTYFRNWRIGMLGGSNILTSTLVDEMHFEGNLYGLVDFNCRFAQYTNNTFDVPSATGFSTPPTGMFLWQSQLYTVERNSFTGGAWDQNSGIYFLGYAPNLNQANWTYLENKIYDNDFEGLEFGNLVRYIHRGDAPAEEQWGLAVYCGDYTNCQIDVALNAQSIIRPNQGFPNQQLSGNRFLDPADCINTFDWYLDAAWNVIPGWSPNMTTTVFRNQDPVSDVLCDGWGGFADVPVNGSGPHSDAVTCGGGALDDVIQVTEYGQRYHTANGLLVSAQAALDGALDSGSEHDLLNALHAEPAWSSSALRDLLLGSSPLSDEVLMESMRREPALDNWHLTQVMVANVPLNEGVYKTLLYGEYLSPFFMGIVADAQAGSGTSFKQVLESEIVLRRSEKAMAMARYGWYLSADTNSFDGVDTLRVLLFGDNDPLHTQLRTELAMSAQNWSAGLAELDGPGLNLNGRSGYRKLLLALQAHGGDPALFTPAEVSELTSVMEAGEAGAALVARALWEAGASTYVPPVEIPEHFRSMEQPHATGTSGAARPALAAYPNPANNAAYVVWPVAFAGNWMVVLDVAGREVQRQQLLGAGVLDLDASALPPGLYQLAVQGTPLSTSLSIQR
- a CDS encoding T9SS type A sorting domain-containing protein; this encodes MKPTCLLQLAAAAGWSLAAGSLCGQTFNVVLANQLGDYYAEGHAVKCLPDGYLVFGNQQEQLTLDHDIMITKFDLAGNMVWQMNHSEPGDQRLPQTTAAVAAPNGTGYLVAVNTYSGNATGDTVRLVKYNTQGDTLWTSLVWADSFAYGRSVFTDGVHICVTGRFIDGFPQPNPDRSFIVRLDTSGVVLDRYRIQKIVVYAGNVGLDDAFYAIGMGQLPSLSPVSDYLMKFDSTGVDQWAYMFPGPFAPWFTVLPLSNGTVLCLGRWDDALGPAPNGSYMLAVDTGGTFAWDYRGEPGHWDSEETMFTDAFQDSDTTFIACASVQRNFWVKALIYRFSLDGDSLWRREYSHFNSGMVHAPEVPWDIEPALDGGIVLTGEVKESANLATRYLWLLKLDSLGCLVPGCQYVGLQEQLIGLEGALQVAPNPSAGRFNLQLEMPAAVEVQGDLLLQVFDPRGRLVVRRVLGRQLEQTVALDLSGEPPGVYNAHITDEKRMLTGVRLVVE